From Gracilimonas sp.:
ATTTTATATGAAAAAAGCAGAACAATACATATCGGCTTTAATGCGCAGATCACGGGATGCAGGGGATGTCATTTTGCTTGAATCACAAATGCCCGGTCACCCGGCAAGCACGAAAAGCTTTCTGGCGATGCAACCTAAGTCATGGATAAAAGCCAGGGGTAATGAAATCGAGATATGGGACGGGGAGTCGGTACAAATGTTTACAGGCAATCCTTGGGAATACCTGAGCCGGTTCAAAGAAGAGCATAACGAATGGTTGTTTGGCTATCTGGGATATGATCTTAAAAACCATGTTGAGAACCTGCAGTCTGATAATAACGAGCTGATAAACGCGCCTGATTTATACTTCATGGTTCCCGGGACCTTAATTGAGATTGATGCAGCCGGCAAGATCAAATTTATGAAGGGCGAACCGAATGAGGCGTCGGAAAAAGGCTTTGAGCCCGGAGAAATATCCATCACCCCAATAAGACAGATTTCTGAACCTGAATACATCCGGAAGGTAGAGCAGGCGAAGAAGGATATTTATGAAGGCAGGTATTACGAAATAAACTTGTCTCACCCCCTGGAGTTTGAAATAAAAGGCGATAGCTGGGATTTGTATGAAGCCATGAAAGCAGCAGGCCCGGTTCCTTTTGGAGGTTATGCAAATATCGGAGGCCTTTCTATTTGTTGTTCATCTCCTGAACGATTCTTAGCCAGGACAGCTAATCGTGTTTGGTCACAACCTATAAAAGGAACTGCATCAAGGAAAGCCGGAGGCAAGGCACTGCTTGATATCGAAAAACTGCGACAATCAGAGAAAGAGAGGGCGGAAAACCTGATGATTGTTGACCTGGTAAGAAATGATCTCAGTCGGGTAGCGGAAATCCAAAGCGTGAAAGTGTCAAATTTATTCGAAATCCAGAGCTTTGAGACGGTGCATCAAATGGTATCTACGGTTGAGTGTACCGTGCCCGATCACACCGACAGCATCGAGATTATAAAGAGTTGCTTTCCTATGGGATCCATGACGGGAGCGCCGAAGATCGCTTCCATGAAGGCCATCGAGAAGTACGAAGATTACAAACGCGGAATCTATTCCGGGGCTATGGGTTATATGAAGCCTAACGGCGATTTTGATTTTAATGTGGTCATCAGAACGGCTATTTCGGAGGGTGATAAGCTGGTTTATCCGGTGGGAGGGGCAATCACCAGCGACTCGGACCCAAAGGCGGAGTGGGAGGAGACGCTGATAAAAGCCCGGGCGATTACAAATATTTTCGAGAATTTCGAAGAAGCTGAATGAAGACTCTTTAATGTGGGTTATGAAAACAGGAAGTAAAAATCATAGCACATCGAAGGATCGGAATGAAGGCGAGTACATTAGGTGAACTTAAGGAAAGTGGTTGGGAATCAATATCGGTAAAGGAAGAGATACGGAAGAATTTAATACAGAAGATGAGATCCGGTGAAGAGCTTTTTCCCGGAATACTCGGATACGATAAAACAGTAATTCCACAAGTTCAGCACGCACTTCTTTCCCGGCACGATATGATTCTTCTTGGGTTGCGTGGGCAGGCAAAAACCCGAATGTTAAGGCTGCTGGTTAATTTTCTGGATGAGTATATCCCCATCGTTAAAGGCTCGGAAATCAATGACGATCCGCTTAACCCACTGTCGAAATACGCCAAAGAATTAGTTGAGGAAAAGGGTGACGATACGCCCATCGACTGGCTTCACCGTTCTTACCGTTATGGCGAGAAACTGGCCACCCCGGATACAACGGTTGCAGATTTGATTGGCGATATTGACCCGATTAAAGCAGCTACTAAGAAATTGACGCTCGCTGATCAAAATGTGATCAATTTTGGGCTGATTCCCCGAACCAACCGCGGGATTTTTGTAATCAATGAGCTGCCCGATCTTCAACCCAGAATACAGGTGGCGTTGTTGAACATCATGCAGGAGCGGGATATTCAGATTCGAGGATTTAATGTCAGAATTCCTTTAGATGTATCGATGGCATTTTCTGCAAATCCTGAGGATTACACAAACCGTGGAAATATAATTACCCCACTCAAAGACCGAATCGACTCTCAGATAATTACTCACTATCCTAAAGAACTGGGCGTAGGAATAAATATAACCCGACAGGAAGCCTGGCAGGAACGGGAAAGTGGAATCAAAATTCACATTCCCGATTTATATCGTGAAGTAATTGAAAAAGCCGCTTTTGAAGCACGCGAATCCGAGTATGTTGATCAAAAAAGTGGTGTTTCCACCCGGATGACCATCACCGCTCTGGAACAGGTGGTATCCTCCGCAGAACGCCGGGCCATTCTCAATAATGAGAAAGAGACAACGGTTCGAATCGCTGATTTATATCACATGGTTCCCGCACTCACCGGCAAAATCGAACTGGTGTATGAAGGTGAGCAGGAAGGAGCTATCAGCGTTGCAAAACATATTCTGGGCAAAGCAGTAAGTAAGATGTTTAAGTCACACTTTCCCGATCCACAGTCTAAAGCCGAAGATAAGAAATCGACCTACAAAGAAATTATGGATTGGTTTGCTGACGGCAATGAAATCAGTATTTCAGATACCCTTTCAAATAAAGAGTATGAGACATCGCTGAACAGAGTGGAAGGGCTGAAGGAATTGGTTCAGTCTCAGGTTCCCGATGCCGGTTCATCCGAAACATTAATCTGGATGGATTTTGTGTTGGAAGCGCTGCATCAGAACTCGATGCTTAGCAAGCAAGACCTGGACGACCAAACATTGTACACCGATATGTTAGGTTCTATGTTCTCCTCGCTGGGAGATATAGACGAAGAAGGCTACGATGAATTTGAGTGATAATTAGATTGAATTCAGTTTTTGTTAGCCTTATATTTAAAGCCTTTGCAAATTTCAAGCAAGTATAAGACCATGAAAAAAGGAATTCATCCAGATTACAAAGAAATTACGGTAGTGATGAGCGATGGTACCGAGGTACAAACCCGCAGCACTATGGATACCAAAGACGGAGTGTATCGCAGCGAGGTTGACTCTAAAAACCATCCATTCTACACCAAGAGTAACACTTTTACGTCTACAGCCGGACGTGTTGACCGCTTTAAGCGTCGATACGGTAAAGGCGACGACAAGTAATTTTAGCAATCGTTTTTTAAGAAGGATGTATCTGCAAAGGTGCATCCTTTTTTTATGCAGCCTATGGAAATTCAAAAATTTGAAGTCGGCCCTTTTCTCGAAAACACCTACCTGCTCACCAAAAACGGACAGCACCTGATTATTGATCCCGGTTTCTCAAACGAGACCGAGTATCAAAAGATGAAGGAACAAATAACCGGTGAGCTGAAGGCGGTTGTGCTTACCCATGCCCATGTTGATCATGTGTTGGGAATAAGCCGATTGAGAAATGACTTTGATGTACCGGTTTATCTGTGCTCAGAAGATCGGTTTCTGTGGGAAAATTTTGGAAGTCAGGCCCAGATGTTTGGGATCAATCAAACCGGCTTTGGTTTTGAGCCGGAGGCTTTGCCGACGGAGGGCTCATTCTCTATCGGCGATTTTGAATTTGACTGTTTATATACCCCCGGACATTCCCCCGATCACATCTCTCTCTATTTCCGGGAACCGGAGTTGGTTATAGCAGGTGATGCTTTGTTTAAAGAGAGTATCGGCCGAACGGATTTATATAAAGG
This genomic window contains:
- a CDS encoding anthranilate synthase component I family protein, translating into MKKAEQYISALMRRSRDAGDVILLESQMPGHPASTKSFLAMQPKSWIKARGNEIEIWDGESVQMFTGNPWEYLSRFKEEHNEWLFGYLGYDLKNHVENLQSDNNELINAPDLYFMVPGTLIEIDAAGKIKFMKGEPNEASEKGFEPGEISITPIRQISEPEYIRKVEQAKKDIYEGRYYEINLSHPLEFEIKGDSWDLYEAMKAAGPVPFGGYANIGGLSICCSSPERFLARTANRVWSQPIKGTASRKAGGKALLDIEKLRQSEKERAENLMIVDLVRNDLSRVAEIQSVKVSNLFEIQSFETVHQMVSTVECTVPDHTDSIEIIKSCFPMGSMTGAPKIASMKAIEKYEDYKRGIYSGAMGYMKPNGDFDFNVVIRTAISEGDKLVYPVGGAITSDSDPKAEWEETLIKARAITNIFENFEEAE
- a CDS encoding sigma 54-interacting transcriptional regulator, whose protein sequence is MKASTLGELKESGWESISVKEEIRKNLIQKMRSGEELFPGILGYDKTVIPQVQHALLSRHDMILLGLRGQAKTRMLRLLVNFLDEYIPIVKGSEINDDPLNPLSKYAKELVEEKGDDTPIDWLHRSYRYGEKLATPDTTVADLIGDIDPIKAATKKLTLADQNVINFGLIPRTNRGIFVINELPDLQPRIQVALLNIMQERDIQIRGFNVRIPLDVSMAFSANPEDYTNRGNIITPLKDRIDSQIITHYPKELGVGINITRQEAWQERESGIKIHIPDLYREVIEKAAFEARESEYVDQKSGVSTRMTITALEQVVSSAERRAILNNEKETTVRIADLYHMVPALTGKIELVYEGEQEGAISVAKHILGKAVSKMFKSHFPDPQSKAEDKKSTYKEIMDWFADGNEISISDTLSNKEYETSLNRVEGLKELVQSQVPDAGSSETLIWMDFVLEALHQNSMLSKQDLDDQTLYTDMLGSMFSSLGDIDEEGYDEFE
- the rpmE gene encoding 50S ribosomal protein L31; translation: MKKGIHPDYKEITVVMSDGTEVQTRSTMDTKDGVYRSEVDSKNHPFYTKSNTFTSTAGRVDRFKRRYGKGDDK
- a CDS encoding MBL fold metallo-hydrolase, giving the protein MEIQKFEVGPFLENTYLLTKNGQHLIIDPGFSNETEYQKMKEQITGELKAVVLTHAHVDHVLGISRLRNDFDVPVYLCSEDRFLWENFGSQAQMFGINQTGFGFEPEALPTEGSFSIGDFEFDCLYTPGHSPDHISLYFREPELVIAGDALFKESIGRTDLYKGNFELLAKSIKEKLYTLPENTTVYPGHGPETTIAHEKQHNPFIK